In one window of Candidatus Scalindua sp. DNA:
- a CDS encoding BON domain-containing protein produces MIRRFFVALFLAAWIVGGPGCAGSSKHASTGEYMDDSIITTKVKAAIFNDPVAKVFQVNVETFKGVVQLSGFVDSPEVAARAVEAARSVGGVKEVINKMSVK; encoded by the coding sequence TTGATCAGGCGTTTTTTTGTGGCCCTTTTTCTGGCTGCATGGATTGTCGGCGGTCCAGGCTGTGCGGGGTCATCTAAGCATGCAAGCACCGGGGAGTATATGGATGATTCTATCATTACGACCAAGGTAAAGGCGGCAATATTTAATGATCCTGTGGCCAAGGTGTTCCAGGTGAATGTTGAAACTTTCAAGGGAGTCGTACAGTTGAGCGGCTTCGTGGATTCTCCGGAGGTAGCCGCCAGGGCCGTGGAAGCAGCGAGATCTGTCGGGGGAGTAAAGGAAGTTATAAACAAAATGTCCGTGAAATGA
- a CDS encoding DUF3185 family protein, producing MNKVVSLAILGGGILLIILGVSASKSFSSDISRFFTGSPTDKAIWMLIGGAVAAGIGLAGLLRWTKGS from the coding sequence ATGAACAAAGTAGTCTCACTTGCAATTCTTGGCGGGGGTATCCTGCTTATAATCCTTGGCGTCAGTGCATCGAAGTCATTCAGCTCCGACATTTCCCGGTTTTTCACCGGCTCACCTACCGACAAGGCGATATGGATGCTGATCGGCGGCGCTGTCGCAGCTGGTATCGGGCTGGCGGGACTGTTGCGTTGGACAAAGGGAAGTTGA
- a CDS encoding DUF1328 domain-containing protein: MLYWAAVFFIISIVAALFGFAGIAVAAAEIAKILFFIFFIIFVFFLVTGLFRRRRPPV, translated from the coding sequence ATGCTTTACTGGGCTGCGGTTTTTTTTATCATATCAATCGTTGCTGCTTTATTCGGATTTGCCGGGATTGCTGTCGCGGCGGCAGAGATAGCGAAAATACTTTTCTTTATTTTTTTCATTATATTTGTCTTCTTTTTGGTAACCGGCTTATTTAGGAGACGACGACCTCCGGTTTGA
- a CDS encoding cytochrome B6, with product MKNILLKYIGVVFVTFVTMPAVRGGTDAKEMKKQESSYMPVMITEPFETVRERDVAEKPKVMSRHMTLLRERFDLLEKTDSNATMSGGKPLPVGPTAKLRNGMTWESLGSLSPGEIKQKGAFPYPPLPHVKHAVGGMVVAPMQLKTHPELIRFDVDFDLPEVYLPEFPPPLYLISRPDLGDVSGGEEITINNYYEKLNGILTPFQLEGLRLLVTPVAQQQFNISEDRKADTAQDAVSCFTCHPNGHTSGVFHLNPDNRPQETRFRIDTVSLRGVNIQHFFGSKRALRSLEDFSEVEAKTAYFDGDLVIAMKKGARRFTREEIVAMAAMQNMIAFPPAPKLDIQGRLNPEKATESELRGEKIFMMSCASCHPAPYYTDNLAHDLQVERFYDGRAEGLIKTFALRGIKDSPPYMHDGRCLTLEDTVEFFNLIQGLKLSAQQKTDLVAFMRTL from the coding sequence ATGAAAAATATATTATTGAAGTATATTGGGGTCGTATTTGTGACTTTCGTTACGATGCCGGCTGTACGAGGTGGGACGGATGCGAAAGAGATGAAAAAGCAGGAATCCAGCTATATGCCGGTAATGATTACAGAACCATTTGAGACAGTTAGGGAACGGGATGTGGCAGAAAAACCCAAAGTGATGAGTAGACACATGACGCTGCTTAGAGAAAGGTTTGATTTATTAGAGAAAACTGACTCGAACGCCACTATGTCCGGTGGTAAGCCGTTGCCTGTCGGTCCTACAGCAAAGTTAAGGAACGGCATGACCTGGGAGAGTTTAGGTTCATTGTCACCTGGAGAGATCAAGCAGAAGGGTGCTTTCCCTTATCCCCCACTGCCGCATGTCAAGCATGCTGTCGGTGGAATGGTCGTGGCTCCGATGCAACTGAAAACACACCCGGAACTTATCCGTTTTGATGTAGACTTTGATCTGCCGGAGGTTTATTTACCGGAATTCCCACCTCCATTATATCTGATCTCACGGCCTGATCTGGGGGACGTTTCCGGTGGTGAAGAGATTACGATCAACAACTATTATGAGAAGCTGAACGGTATACTTACGCCGTTTCAGTTGGAAGGATTACGCCTTCTGGTCACGCCGGTGGCACAGCAGCAGTTTAACATTTCGGAAGACCGTAAGGCGGACACTGCGCAGGATGCCGTCTCATGCTTTACGTGTCACCCAAACGGTCATACCAGCGGTGTCTTTCATCTCAATCCTGACAACCGGCCTCAGGAGACGCGTTTCCGTATCGATACCGTCAGCCTGCGCGGTGTGAATATCCAACATTTTTTTGGTTCCAAACGTGCTTTGAGATCGCTGGAGGACTTCAGTGAGGTTGAAGCAAAAACAGCCTATTTTGACGGTGATCTTGTAATTGCGATGAAAAAAGGTGCCCGTCGTTTCACACGGGAAGAAATCGTGGCCATGGCCGCGATGCAAAATATGATCGCTTTTCCACCGGCTCCAAAGCTTGATATCCAGGGCCGCTTGAATCCGGAGAAGGCCACAGAATCTGAGTTGCGTGGTGAAAAGATTTTTATGATGTCCTGTGCCTCCTGCCATCCGGCTCCATATTATACGGACAACCTCGCGCATGACCTCCAGGTGGAACGCTTCTACGATGGACGCGCCGAGGGTCTGATAAAGACCTTTGCCCTGCGCGGAATCAAGGACTCTCCTCCGTACATGCACGATGGGAGGTGTCTGACCCTGGAAGATACAGTCGAGTTTTTCAACCTGATTCAAGGGCTTAAACTGTCAGCACAGCAGAAAACTGATCTGGTGGCTTTCATGCGAACGCTATAA
- a CDS encoding EF-hand domain-containing protein, translating into MRHKLIILRIIGILVCLCIAASMSVDAKTLQKKRHKVRASKDADIVIANTFALVDQDHDGKITNVEFFNYIEVFSFRYLDTNGDNSISREEWDAVEIGQQGDEMFTRIDVNQDGKLTLEEFKNPNRRSKMILDNVFKTLDTDDDGSLQLFEFDLEE; encoded by the coding sequence ATGCGACATAAATTGATTATTTTGAGAATCATTGGCATTCTGGTTTGTCTTTGCATCGCGGCAAGTATGTCGGTTGACGCTAAAACCCTACAAAAAAAACGTCACAAGGTCCGAGCGTCTAAAGATGCAGATATAGTTATTGCCAATACTTTCGCTTTAGTTGATCAAGATCATGATGGAAAAATCACAAATGTAGAATTTTTTAACTATATCGAAGTGTTTTCCTTCAGATACCTCGACACAAATGGCGATAACAGTATCTCCCGCGAAGAATGGGATGCTGTTGAAATCGGTCAACAAGGAGATGAGATGTTTACTCGCATAGATGTGAATCAGGACGGAAAGCTGACATTGGAGGAGTTCAAAAATCCTAATCGTCGTAGTAAGATGATACTGGATAACGTGTTTAAGACTCTGGATACCGATGATGATGGATCTCTTCAGTTATTTGAATTTGATTTGGAGGAATAA
- a CDS encoding rubrerythrin family protein, which yields MREMTEQNMINAFGGESQAFMRYTHFADLADSEGYPNVSRLFRAIAHAETIHARSHYETLKYLNGGFVANSAATFGPGETKKNLELAIMGEEFEINEMYPVFIEVAKFQNENDAQLSFERAFGTEKMHKKLFDKAKEAVNNNSDPKLDAIQVCSVCGYTLEGDAPDTCPLCNATKEKFETFV from the coding sequence ATGAGAGAGATGACAGAACAGAATATGATTAATGCTTTTGGTGGTGAAAGTCAGGCCTTCATGCGCTATACCCATTTTGCGGATCTAGCCGATAGTGAAGGCTATCCGAATGTTTCTCGATTATTCAGGGCAATTGCCCATGCAGAAACGATTCATGCGAGAAGCCATTATGAAACGTTAAAATATTTGAACGGTGGCTTTGTGGCGAATAGTGCCGCTACGTTTGGCCCTGGTGAAACGAAGAAAAATCTGGAACTTGCTATTATGGGGGAAGAGTTTGAAATCAATGAGATGTACCCTGTTTTTATTGAAGTTGCAAAATTTCAGAATGAAAATGATGCCCAACTGAGTTTTGAAAGGGCTTTTGGAACAGAAAAAATGCATAAAAAACTGTTTGATAAGGCGAAAGAAGCAGTTAATAACAACAGTGATCCAAAACTTGACGCAATCCAGGTATGTTCCGTTTGCGGCTACACTTTGGAGGGTGATGCTCCTGATACGTGCCCTCTTTGTAACGCTACCAAAGAAAAATTTGAAACATTTGTTTAA
- a CDS encoding ABC transporter substrate-binding protein — MKNRKKIFTITVALFIMMSVTSTFVWAGEAGDLVKQTIENGLQIIKDPSLAGKDKAPERRKKLWEEIRSIFNMEEMAKRALGRYWKDRSPEEIKEYVELFTELVKSSYLEKTDTYSGERVEFLRERQDGRYYKVQTNFIAGAGKALAVDFSLTNNDGKLQIYDVTIEGVSLVNNYRSQFNSFLMKSPFNLLIQSMREKTLKN; from the coding sequence ATGAAGAACAGGAAAAAAATATTTACCATTACTGTCGCTCTATTCATCATGATGTCCGTAACATCAACCTTTGTATGGGCGGGAGAGGCGGGAGACCTTGTCAAGCAGACCATTGAAAACGGCTTACAAATCATTAAAGACCCCTCATTGGCAGGGAAAGATAAGGCACCGGAACGCAGGAAAAAATTATGGGAGGAGATCAGGTCTATCTTTAATATGGAAGAGATGGCGAAGAGGGCACTCGGCCGGTACTGGAAAGACCGCTCTCCTGAAGAAATAAAGGAGTATGTGGAATTATTTACCGAACTTGTTAAAAGCAGTTATTTAGAGAAAACAGATACCTATTCCGGCGAAAGGGTAGAGTTTTTACGGGAAAGGCAGGACGGTAGATACTATAAAGTCCAGACCAATTTTATTGCAGGCGCAGGAAAAGCACTCGCCGTTGACTTCAGCCTGACAAACAACGATGGAAAATTACAGATTTATGATGTTACCATTGAAGGGGTTAGTCTCGTAAACAATTATCGTAGCCAATTTAACAGTTTCCTGATGAAATCACCTTTCAATTTGCTGATTCAAAGTATGAGGGAGAAAACCCTTAAGAATTGA
- the mlaD gene encoding outer membrane lipid asymmetry maintenance protein MlaD: MKKIGVEISVGIFIITGLLCLAYISVYLGKINLLGMGNNTYEVKAIFSSATGLKKDTEIKIAGVSVGMVTSITLDNYEAVVTMKIRNGIELQDDCIASINTMGLLGDAYVDLSPGGSDVIIQPGGMIRETVPPVDLKKLIGNIAFGRVE, translated from the coding sequence ATGAAAAAGATTGGTGTTGAAATCAGTGTTGGAATCTTTATTATAACCGGACTGCTTTGTCTTGCGTATATCTCTGTCTATCTTGGAAAGATTAATCTTCTTGGCATGGGTAATAATACGTATGAGGTAAAGGCGATATTCAGCTCAGCCACAGGGTTGAAAAAAGATACTGAGATTAAAATAGCAGGCGTCAGTGTGGGCATGGTTACCAGTATCACCCTTGATAATTATGAGGCCGTAGTTACCATGAAAATTCGAAACGGTATTGAATTACAGGATGACTGTATTGCCTCCATAAACACCATGGGACTTCTGGGAGATGCCTATGTCGATCTCTCACCTGGCGGGTCAGATGTGATAATTCAACCGGGAGGTATGATACGTGAGACAGTACCACCTGTTGATTTGAAGAAGTTGATAGGAAATATTGCCTTCGGAAGGGTTGAATAA
- a CDS encoding ABC transporter ATP-binding protein, with protein sequence MNLRKSFNGQEILRGVDLKVDNGQSLALIGGSGSGKSVLLKHIIGLLKPDSGRILIDSEDISKLRGRKLKRLKERFGMVFQGGALFDSLTVFENVAFPLREKTRMKALQIRKTVREDLAAVGLSGAENKYPAEISGGMKKRVALARCLVMNPEIILFDEPTTGLDPLTGKAIHTMIRSCQKSFKFTSIMVTHEIPAIFSLVDRVAMIYNGEILAEGTPEEIQNSKDPVIHQFIHGELEGPISI encoded by the coding sequence ATGAATCTACGTAAGAGTTTTAACGGGCAGGAAATTCTCCGCGGTGTTGACCTGAAGGTTGATAACGGGCAATCCCTGGCTTTGATAGGAGGCAGCGGAAGTGGTAAATCAGTGCTGTTAAAACACATAATTGGTCTGCTTAAACCGGATAGCGGCAGGATATTAATTGACAGTGAGGATATCAGTAAACTCAGAGGCCGGAAACTTAAACGGCTGAAAGAACGATTTGGTATGGTCTTTCAGGGTGGAGCCCTCTTTGATTCACTTACGGTCTTTGAAAATGTGGCCTTTCCGCTCAGAGAAAAAACAAGGATGAAGGCTTTACAAATCAGGAAAACGGTACGTGAAGATCTGGCAGCGGTAGGTTTGTCAGGTGCGGAAAACAAGTATCCGGCTGAAATAAGCGGGGGCATGAAAAAAAGGGTAGCGCTTGCCCGTTGCCTGGTTATGAACCCTGAGATCATCCTGTTTGATGAACCGACAACAGGCCTTGATCCCTTAACTGGCAAAGCAATTCATACTATGATAAGATCATGCCAGAAGAGTTTTAAATTTACCTCAATCATGGTAACGCATGAAATACCTGCCATCTTTTCTCTAGTAGACCGGGTTGCCATGATATATAATGGAGAGATTCTTGCCGAAGGTACTCCGGAGGAAATACAGAATTCAAAAGACCCTGTTATACATCAGTTTATCCACGGGGAACTGGAAGGCCCCATATCCATATAG
- a CDS encoding ABC transporter permease, whose translation MSSMIQILTPFRIIGAFVIFVIRETGRMGIFLSEAVFWIPFPPYLFGRVIRQINFIGVKTTLVILLTGTFTGMVLALQIFFTLSEFGAESRLGPIVALSLIKELGPVICALMVTGRAGSALAAEIGIMRITEQIDALDTMALNPYKYLIIPNLIAGILSLPLLNFIFVFVGVWGGYSVGVGLMGLSPGTYFGNITDFVTGADILEGLYKSLSFGMLITWISCYEGYFTGYGAEGVSKSTTQAVVLSSVSILIWNYFLTSILVA comes from the coding sequence ATGTCATCAATGATTCAAATACTTACTCCGTTTAGAATAATTGGGGCCTTTGTTATCTTTGTAATCCGGGAAACAGGAAGGATGGGAATATTTCTCTCCGAGGCCGTATTCTGGATTCCCTTCCCGCCCTACTTATTCGGAAGAGTTATCAGGCAGATCAATTTTATCGGTGTGAAGACAACACTCGTAATCCTGCTGACCGGAACCTTTACCGGGATGGTTCTTGCCCTGCAGATCTTTTTCACCTTGTCCGAATTTGGCGCTGAATCCAGGCTGGGCCCAATAGTCGCATTGTCACTGATAAAGGAATTAGGACCAGTTATCTGTGCTTTGATGGTTACCGGGCGGGCAGGCTCTGCCCTGGCGGCTGAGATCGGCATAATGAGAATAACCGAGCAGATTGACGCCCTGGATACCATGGCGCTCAATCCATATAAATACCTCATAATCCCTAACCTTATTGCGGGCATACTATCACTCCCGCTCTTAAATTTTATTTTCGTCTTTGTAGGAGTCTGGGGTGGATACAGCGTGGGTGTAGGGCTCATGGGCTTATCTCCCGGGACCTATTTTGGAAATATCACAGATTTTGTTACCGGTGCAGATATCCTTGAAGGGTTATATAAATCTTTAAGTTTTGGAATGCTCATAACATGGATAAGCTGCTACGAAGGATATTTTACCGGATACGGAGCAGAAGGCGTAAGCAAATCAACAACACAGGCTGTCGTCCTCTCTTCTGTCAGCATATTGATATGGAATTATTTTCTCACGTCTATTCTTGTTGCCTGA
- a CDS encoding phosphoketolase family protein, which translates to MKNPLPHKQMERINAYWRAANYLSVGQIYLYDNPLLKEPLTLEHIKPRLLGHWGTTPGLNFIYVHLNRVIREQDLNMIYIAGPGHGGPAMVANTYLEGTYSETYPNISQNADGMRRLFKQFSFPGGISSHVAPETPGSINEGGELGYAVSHAFGAAFDNPDLIVACVVGDGEAETGPLAAAWHSNKFLNPAQDGAVLPILHLNGYKIANPTILARIGKEELEKLFIGYGYKPYFVEGSEPEAMHELMASTMDTVIGDIQSIQAHARSEGVMKRPIWPMIILRSPKGWTGPKEVDGKKTEDFWRSHQVPFSEMVNRPDHVQLLEDWMKSYKPEELFDESGQLKPELAELAPKGKRRMGDNPHANGGLLLKSLKMPDYRDNAVEVPRPGQAMAEATRIMGRFLRDIMKLNLESRNFRIFGPDETESNRLGALFEVTGRTWMEKTIPEDDHLAPDGRVMEILSEHTCQGWLEGYLLTGRHGLFSSYEAFIHIVDSMFNQHAKWLKVTSKEIPWRRPIASLNYLLTSHVWRQDHNGFSHQDPGFIDHVCNKKADIIRVYLPPDANTLLFVTDKCLRSRDFVNVIVAGKQMQQQWLDMDAAIKHCTYGIGIWEWASNDRGTEPDVVMACAGDIPTLETLAAVDLLRQQVPDLKIRVINVVDLMTLQSREEHPHGLSDRDFDVLFTTDKPIIFAYHGYPWLIHRLTYRRTNHKNLHVRGYKEEGTTTTPFDMVVLNDLDRFHLVADVIDRVPKLGYIAAYTRQFVRDKIIEHKQYISKHGQDMPEIRNWEWKWNEE; encoded by the coding sequence ATGAAAAACCCGCTTCCTCACAAACAGATGGAACGTATTAATGCCTACTGGCGTGCAGCAAATTATCTTTCTGTCGGCCAGATCTATCTTTATGATAATCCGCTCCTGAAAGAACCTCTTACACTGGAACATATCAAACCCAGGCTTCTGGGACATTGGGGAACTACTCCGGGACTTAATTTTATCTACGTTCACCTCAATCGTGTAATCAGGGAACAGGATTTGAATATGATCTATATAGCCGGGCCCGGTCACGGAGGCCCCGCCATGGTTGCAAATACCTATCTTGAAGGCACGTACAGTGAAACCTACCCTAACATTTCACAGAATGCGGATGGTATGAGAAGACTCTTTAAACAGTTTTCTTTCCCGGGTGGAATTTCCAGCCACGTGGCACCGGAAACACCCGGTTCTATTAATGAAGGAGGTGAGCTTGGTTACGCCGTATCCCATGCCTTCGGAGCGGCTTTCGATAATCCTGACCTGATAGTTGCATGTGTTGTCGGAGACGGCGAAGCTGAGACCGGTCCTCTCGCTGCTGCCTGGCATTCAAACAAGTTCCTCAACCCCGCTCAGGATGGCGCTGTCCTGCCTATTCTGCACCTGAACGGCTATAAGATAGCGAATCCAACGATCCTTGCAAGGATCGGAAAGGAGGAGCTTGAGAAATTATTTATCGGATACGGTTATAAACCCTATTTTGTAGAGGGCTCAGAACCGGAGGCGATGCATGAGCTGATGGCTTCAACCATGGATACGGTGATTGGCGACATACAGTCGATCCAGGCCCACGCCCGTTCAGAAGGCGTTATGAAACGTCCCATTTGGCCTATGATCATACTGCGATCACCCAAAGGCTGGACGGGGCCAAAAGAGGTGGATGGGAAAAAGACAGAGGATTTCTGGAGATCGCACCAGGTTCCTTTCTCTGAGATGGTTAACAGGCCGGATCATGTACAACTCCTTGAGGACTGGATGAAGAGTTATAAACCGGAAGAGCTCTTTGACGAAAGCGGGCAACTGAAGCCAGAACTGGCTGAATTGGCCCCCAAGGGGAAAAGGCGCATGGGAGACAATCCTCATGCCAACGGTGGACTTCTCCTTAAAAGTCTGAAAATGCCTGACTACAGGGACAATGCGGTGGAAGTGCCCAGGCCGGGTCAGGCTATGGCGGAAGCCACACGAATCATGGGCCGTTTTTTACGGGACATTATGAAACTCAACCTAGAGTCCAGGAATTTCCGGATCTTCGGCCCGGATGAGACGGAATCCAACCGGCTCGGAGCTCTTTTTGAAGTGACAGGCCGCACATGGATGGAAAAGACCATACCGGAAGATGACCATCTTGCCCCTGACGGCCGGGTGATGGAAATCCTCAGCGAACATACCTGCCAGGGCTGGCTTGAAGGTTACCTGCTTACCGGACGTCACGGCCTCTTCTCCAGCTACGAGGCATTTATCCACATTGTGGACTCAATGTTTAACCAGCATGCCAAATGGCTTAAGGTAACGTCAAAAGAGATACCCTGGCGCCGCCCGATCGCGTCACTCAATTATCTTCTCACTTCACATGTCTGGCGTCAGGACCATAATGGATTCAGCCATCAGGATCCGGGCTTTATCGATCATGTCTGTAACAAGAAAGCGGACATCATCCGCGTATACCTTCCTCCTGACGCAAACACATTACTATTTGTAACGGACAAATGCCTCCGGAGCCGTGATTTTGTCAACGTAATTGTAGCGGGGAAGCAGATGCAGCAGCAGTGGCTTGACATGGATGCCGCCATTAAGCATTGCACGTATGGAATCGGCATCTGGGAATGGGCGAGCAATGACAGGGGGACTGAGCCGGATGTTGTAATGGCATGCGCCGGTGACATTCCTACTCTGGAAACTCTCGCTGCCGTAGATCTGCTCCGTCAGCAGGTGCCGGACCTCAAAATACGCGTAATCAATGTTGTTGACCTCATGACTCTCCAGTCAAGGGAAGAACACCCGCATGGTCTATCGGACAGGGACTTCGATGTGTTATTTACCACGGATAAACCCATCATCTTTGCATATCACGGATACCCATGGCTCATTCACCGATTGACGTACAGGCGGACAAATCACAAAAATCTCCATGTCAGAGGATACAAGGAGGAGGGCACAACCACAACACCGTTTGACATGGTTGTCCTCAACGATCTGGACCGTTTTCACCTCGTGGCAGACGTCATTGACCGTGTGCCGAAACTCGGATATATAGCCGCCTATACCAGGCAGTTCGTACGCGATAAAATTATTGAACATAAGCAGTATATATCAAAACACGGGCAGGACATGCCGGAAATTCGGAATTGGGAATGGAAGTGGAATGAGGAATAA
- a CDS encoding DUF2062 domain-containing protein → MKKHRQGYIWQKISHGLSWLIKLQGSPKAVSLGVAIGVFIAFTPTLGAQIFIAVFFSTLFNANRPVAIASVWITNPLTMLFIYGFTYRIGNFFWGGPSLMEVKQSLLKAEYTLENYSIWDFYDKLKIFLSLGKEIFIPLSIGGTITGVFAGGLSYVLILKIITHHRKREHPAFTERNARFTEEMITKTAGTDSRNSETSPQP, encoded by the coding sequence ATGAAAAAACACAGACAAGGATACATCTGGCAGAAAATATCACACGGTCTCTCATGGTTAATTAAATTACAGGGTTCCCCGAAAGCTGTCAGTCTCGGAGTCGCAATCGGCGTCTTTATCGCTTTTACACCAACTCTTGGGGCTCAAATATTTATCGCTGTATTTTTTTCCACTCTCTTTAATGCCAACCGACCGGTAGCTATCGCATCTGTCTGGATTACCAATCCACTCACAATGCTTTTTATTTATGGATTTACCTATAGGATTGGTAACTTTTTCTGGGGAGGACCTTCTCTCATGGAAGTTAAACAATCTCTCCTGAAAGCTGAATACACATTAGAAAATTACAGTATCTGGGATTTTTATGATAAATTAAAAATTTTTCTTTCTCTTGGAAAAGAGATTTTTATCCCCTTGTCAATTGGTGGGACTATTACAGGAGTTTTTGCCGGAGGTCTTTCATATGTACTTATATTGAAAATAATTACGCACCATCGAAAGAGAGAGCATCCTGCTTTCACTGAAAGAAACGCACGATTTACTGAAGAAATGATAACGAAAACAGCCGGTACAGATTCACGTAATAGTGAAACATCTCCTCAACCCTAA